The following proteins come from a genomic window of Lycium ferocissimum isolate CSIRO_LF1 chromosome 4, AGI_CSIRO_Lferr_CH_V1, whole genome shotgun sequence:
- the LOC132053757 gene encoding LOW QUALITY PROTEIN: uncharacterized protein LOC132053757 (The sequence of the model RefSeq protein was modified relative to this genomic sequence to represent the inferred CDS: inserted 1 base in 1 codon; deleted 1 base in 1 codon), translating into MTRYGRCYAPEEVARGAPSKENGQKKAVTEAEVEEFWRKMPTKDYSVVEQLKKTPAQISLLSLLMSSETHRNALVKVLTEAYVPAETSSEKFSAMIGEILEAHKVSFHEDELPPEGVVGEIDLALEIGPVEFMVEFQVMDISASYNLLIGRPWIHMAGAIPXTLHQSLKFVWNQQEVVIHGEGNNSIYPENAIPVIESVERLDGSVFHIKETVCTTQGEKIKLPRVLMMVAWEMLKNGFKPGRGLGVNLHGIVEPVQLPGQKDTFGLGYEPTPEEVSLLVSEGKVIFPCQSLIPTSKSADTVNSTRNETSELILNAEPDSAEYEEDMQPEELTKDFEHFENKPKPNLDETETINLGDSETVRETRISVHLTPAQREELINLLRQYIDVFAWSYDDMPGLSTNIVSHKLPIDPSCPPVKQKKRNIKPDLSLKVKEEVSKQFDAKVIRAARYPTWLANIVPVPKKDGKVRVCVDYRDLNRASPKDDFPLPNIHILIDNCAKHELQSFVDCFAGYHQILMDEEDAEKTAFITPWGVYYYRVMPFGLKNAGATYMRAMTTIFHDMIHKEIEVYVDDIIIKSRKSSDHLTDLKKFFDRLRRYNLKLNPAKCAFGVLFGKLLGFIVSRRGIELDPSKIKAIQELPAPKSRKDVMSFLGRLNYISRFIAQSTVICEPIIKLLRKDAATRWTEDCQRAFDKIKEYLSNPPVLVPPEAGRPLLLYLSVSENAFGCVLGQHDETGKKEQAIYYLSKKFTPYEARYTLLERTCCSLTWVAQKLRHYLSAYTTYLISRMDPLKYIFQKPMPTGKLAKWQILLSEFDIVYVTQKAIKGQAIADHLAEYPVDEEYTPLKTYFPDEEVLFVGEDISEEYPGWRMFFDGALRFPCTNNMAEYEACILGLRMAVDMSIQELLVIGDSDLLIHQVQGEWTTKNVKILPYLHCVKDLCKKFIKVEFKHVPRAQNEFADALATLSSMIQHPDKNYIDPIKVSVHDQQAYCFHVDEEPDGEPWYYDIKRYLEAGDYPEGITSVQKRTLRRLANHFFLSGEILYRRTPDLGLLRCLDAKEAAKLIEEVHGGTCGPHMNGFTLAKKILRAVECDQFSLAFAAWGMDVIGPIEPAASNGHRFILVAIDYFTKWVEASSHKSVTKKVVVDFVRNNIICRFGIPESIITDNGANLNSGLMREICETFKITHRNSTPYRPQMNGAVEAANKNIKRLLVYGTEAVLPAEVEIPSLRIIQEAELSDAKWIQNRYEQLMLIDEKRMNAVCHGQLYQNRMAKAFNKKVRPRQFKPGQLVLKRIFPCQEEAKGKFAPNWQGPYMVHRVLTGGALILAEMDGEVWPKAINADAVKRYYV; encoded by the exons ATGACAAGATACGGGCGGTGTTATGCCCCTGAAGAAGTAGCACGAGGAGCACCAAGCAAAGAAAATGGCCAAAAGAAAGCTGTGACTGAGGCTGAGGTTGAAGAGTTTTGGAGGAAAATGCCAACCAAGGATTATTCTGTGGTGGAACAGTTGAAGAAAACTCCAGCCCAAATTTCCTTATTGTCGTTGTTGATGAGTTCCGAAACCCATAGGAACGCTTTGGTGAAGGTACTGACTGAAGCTTATGTTCCAGCTGAGACCTCCAGCGAGAAATTTTCAGCCATGATTGGAGAAATTCTCGAAGCCCACAAGGTCTCTTTTCATGAGGATGAGTTGCCACCTGAAG GTGTCGTGGGAGAGATTGACTTGGCATTGGAGATTGGACCTGTGGAGTTCATGGTGGAATTCCAAGTAATGGATATATCTGCTAGCTACAATTTGTTGATAGGAAGGCCATGGATTCACATGGCTGGTGCGATTC CTACCTTGCATCAAAGTTTGAAGTTTGTTTGGAACCAGCAAGAAGTTGTGATCCATGGAGAGGGCAACAATTCGATCTATCCCGAGAATGCAATTCCTGTTATCGAGAGTGTAGAAAGGCTGGACGGATCTGTTTTCCATATTAAGGAAACCGTGTGTACCACTCAAGGTGAAAAGATAAAGTTGCCACGTGTGCTTATGATGGTAGCTTGGGAAATGTTGAAGAATGGTTTCAAGCCTGGTCGGGGTCTTGGAGTGAACTTGCATGGAATAGTAGAACCAGTTCAGTTGCCCGGTCAGAAGGATACTTTTGGTCTTGGATACGAGCCCACTCCTGAAGAAGTTTCACTGCTAGTCTCAGAAGGAAAGGTGATATTCCCTTGCCAAAGCCT CATTCCAACTAGTAAATCTGCCGATACTGTGAATTCGACACGTAATGAAACAAGCGAACTAATTCTAAATGCCGAACCAGATTCTGCAGAATATGAAGAAGACATGCAACCTGAAGAGTTAACTAAGGATTTTGAACATTTTGAGAATAAGCCAAAACCGAATTTGGATGAAACAGAAACCATAAATCTGGGAGACTCAGAAACTGTGAGAGAAACAAGGATTAGTGTCCATCTAACTCCAGCACAAAGGGAAGAATTAATCAACCTTTTGAGGCAATATATAGACGTATTCGCATGGTCTTACGACGATATGCCAGGTTTAAGCACAAACATTGTTTCGCATAAGTTGCCTATTGATCCATCTTGTCCTCCGGTGAAACAAAAGAAGAGGAATATCAAGCCGGATTTGAGTTTAAAAGTCAAGGAAGAAGTCTCCAAGCAATTTGATGCAAAGGTTATTCGAGCTGCGAGGTATCCCACTTGGCTAGCCAATATCGTGCCGGtaccaaagaaagatggcaAAGTCAGGGTATGCGTGGATTATCGGGATCTCAACAGGGCCAGTCCGAAAGATGACTTCCCACTCCCGAATATTCACATACTTATTGATAACTGTGCAAAGCATGAGCTGCAGTCGTTCGTTGATTGCTTCGCAGGATACCACCAAATTCtgatggatgaagaagatgctGAGAAAACGGCATTCATCACACCTTGGGGAGTCTACTACTATCGGGTGATGCCTTTTGGGCTCAAGAACGCAGGTGCTACCTACATGAGGGCCATGACTaccatttttcatgatatgatcCACAAGGAGATTGAAGTCTATGTGGACGATATCATCATCAAGTCACGAAAGAGTTCAGATCACCTGACGGACTTGAAGAAGTTCTTTGACAGGTTGAGGCGATATAATTTGAAATTGAATCCCGCAAAGTGTGCATTTGGTGTTCTGTTTGGGAAGCTGTTAGGTTTTATTGTGAGCAGGAGGGGCATAGAATTGGATCCTTCAAAGATAAAGGCTATTCAAGAGTTGCCCGCCCCAAAGAGTCGAAAGGACGTGATGAGTTTCCTCGGTCGACTCAACTACATTAGCCGATTCATAGCACAATCGACAGTAATATGTGAGCCGATAATCAAGCTATTGAGAAAAGATGCCGCTACCAGATGGACGGAAGATTGCCAACGTGCTTTTGATAAAATCAAGGAGTATTTGTCTAATCCGCCAGTTTTGGTGCCTCCAGAAGCCGGGAGacctttgttattatatttgtctgTGTCAGAAAATGCATTCGGATGCGTGCTGGGACAACATGATGAGACAGGAAAGAAGGAGCAAGCAATATATtatttgagcaagaagttcacaCCCTATGAGGCTCGCTATACTTTGCTGGAACGCACCTGCTGTTCTCTGACTTGGGTTGCACAAAAGTTAAGACATTACCTGTCTGCATATACTACTTATCTCATTTCAAGGATGGATCCACTCAAGTATATCTTTCAGAAGCCCATGCCTACTGGGAAGTTGGCCAAATGGCAAATCTTGCTAAGTGAGTTCGATATTGTATATGTCACCCAAAAGGCTATCAAAGGGCAGGCAATAGCAGATCATCTTGCTGAATATCCTGTAGATGAAGAATACACGCCTCTTAAAACTTATTTCCCTGATGAAGAGGTGTTGTTTGTCGGAGAGGATATCTCAGAGGAATATCCAGGTTGGAGAATGTTCTTTGATGGAGCT CTCAGGTTTCCGTGCACCAACAACATGGCAGAATACGAAGCTTGTATTCTTGGACTCAGAATGGCTGTCGATATGAGCATACAAGAATTATTGGTTATAGGTGATTCCGACTTGTTGATTCATCAAGTACAAGGCGAGTGGACCACTAAGAACGTGAAGATACTTCCGTACCTGCATTGTGTGAAAGATTTGTGTAAGAAATTTATCAAGGTGGAATTCAAACATGTTCCTagggctcaaaatgagttcGCGGATGCTTTGGCGACCTTGTCCTCCATGATTCAACATCCGGACAAGAATTATATAGATCCTATCAAGGTGAGTGTGCACGATCAGCAAGCCTATTGTTTCCATGTGGATGAAGAACCTGATGGAGAACCTTGGTACTATGACATTAAAAGGTATCTCGAGGCAGGAGACTATCCAGAAGGCATAACCAGTGTTCAGAAGAGAACGCTTCGAAGATTAGCAAACCACTTTTTCTTAAGTGGAGAAATCCTTTATAGGAGGACTCCAGATTTGGGATTGTTAAGGTGTCTTGATGCCAAAGAAGCCGCCAAGTTGATTGAAGAAGTGCATGGCGGTACATGTGGGCCTCACATGAATGGTTTTACTTTGGCTAAGAAAATTCTGCGAGCAG TTGAATGTGACCAGTTCTCCCTGGCC TTTGCAGCTTGGGGCATGGACGTTATTGGTCCTATCGAGCCAGCCGCGTCAAACGGACATAGGTTCATTTTGGTAGCCATCGACTATTTCACGAAATGGGTAGAAGCGTCTTCGCACAAGTCAGTGACGAAGAAAGTGGTGGTAGACTTCGTTCGCAATAACATCATTTGCCGATTTGGAATCCCCGAGTCAATTATAACAGATAATGGGGCTAATCTCAATAGTGGTCTGATGCGGGAAATTTGCGAAACATTTAAGATTACTCACCGCAATTCCACCCCATATCGGCCTCAGATGAATGGAGCAGTTGAAGcagccaacaaaaacatcaagaga CTTTTGGTCTATGGAACAGAAGCTGTGTTACCTGCAGAGGTGGAGATACCATCGTTGAGGATTATCCAAGAAGCTGAACTGAGTGATGCCAAATGGATACAAAATCGTTATGAACAATTGATGCTTATTGATGAAAAGAGAATGAACGCAGTTTGTCACGGACAGCTTTATCAGAACAGGATGGCCAAAGCTTTCAACAAGAAGGTAAGACCAAGGCAGTTCAAACCGGGGCAATTGGTATTGAAGCGCATATTCCCATGCCAAGAGGAAGCCAAGGGAAAATTTGCACCCAATTGGCAAGGACCTTATA
- the LOC132051591 gene encoding aquaporin PIP1-2: MEHREEDVRVGANKYSDRQAIGIAAQTQDKDYKEPPPAPLFEPGELMSWSFYRAGIAEFVATFLFLYITVLTVMGVSKSESKCSTVGIQGIAWAFGGMIFALVYCTAGISGGHINPAVTFGLFLARKLSLTRAVFYMVMQCLGAICGAGVVKGFGKALYETQGGGANVVALGYTKGSGLGAEIIGTFVLVYTVFSATDVKRSARDSHVPMLAPLPIGFAVFLVHLATIPITGTGINPARSLGAAIIYNKEPAWNDHWIFWVGPFIGAALAAIYHQVVIRAMPFKSK; this comes from the exons ATGGAGCATAGAGAAGAAGATGTTAGAGTGGGTGCTAACAAATACTCAGATAGGCAAGCAATTGGTATAGCAGCACAAACTCAAGACAAGGATTACAAGGAACCACCACCAGCTCCCCTGTTTGAGCCAGGGGAGTTGATGTCATGGTCCTTTTATCGTGCTGGCATTGCTGAGTTTGTGGCaactttccttttcctttatatCACTGTTTTAACTGTCATGGGTGTGTCCAAATCCGAATCCAAATGTTCAACTGTTGGAATTCAAGGCATTGCTTGGGCTTTTGGTGGCATGATCTTTGCCTTAGTCTATTGTACTGCCGGCATTTCTG GTGGACACATTAACCCGGCAGTGACATTCGGGTTGTTCTTGGCGCGAAAATTGTCGTTGACAAGGGCAGTGTTCTACATGGTGATGCAATGCCTTGGAGCCATCTGTGGTGCTGGTGTTGTCAAAGGTTTCGGGAAGGCACTTTACGAAACTCAGGGTGGTGGAGCCAATGTTGTAGCTCTTGGTTACACCAAGGGATCAGGCTTGGGTGCTGAAATAATCGGCACCTTTGTTCTTGTCTACACTGTTTTCTCTGCCACTGATGTTAAACGTAGTGCCCGAGATTCTCATGTCCCT ATGTTGGCACCATTGCCTATTGGATTTGCGGTGTTCCTAGTGCACTTGGCTACAATTCCCATCACTGGAACTGGTATTAACCCAGCTAGGAGTCTTGGAGCAGCCATCATCTATAACAAGGAACCCGCATGGAATGACCAC TGGATATTCTGGGTTGGACCATTCATTGGGGCAGCTCTAGCAGCTATATACCACCAAGTTGTAATCAGGGCAATGCCATTCAAGTCCAAGTGA